One Salmo trutta chromosome 26, fSalTru1.1, whole genome shotgun sequence DNA window includes the following coding sequences:
- the LOC115163180 gene encoding uncharacterized protein LOC115163180 isoform X2: MQKHQRLRGVHLGIGLDIYKPHASSLRSTATRGVSTFGASQPANRGHKMRRYISRLCMTLWEWGPYQSATDRTGKWTNSSTYQENTWSSLLPLTCGST; this comes from the exons ATGCAGAAGCACCAGAGACTTAGAGGAGTCCACCTGGGCATCGGCCTGGATATCTACAAG CCACACGCCAGCTCTTTAAGAAGCACTGCAACAAG GGGAGTGTCGACCTTTGGAGCTTCTCAACCCGCTAACAGAGGCCATAAAATGCGGAG ATACATTTCAAGACTATGTATGACATTGTGGGAATGGGGACCATATCAGTCAGCTACAGACAG gacaggaaaatggacAAATTCAAGCacatatcaagagaacacgtggtcatccctactgcccctgACCTG TGGCTCCACATGA
- the LOC115163180 gene encoding uncharacterized protein LOC115163180 isoform X3, producing MQKHQRLRGVHLGIGLDIYKPHASSLRSTATRGVSTFGASQPANRGHKMRRYISRLCMTLWEWGPYQSATDSGST from the exons ATGCAGAAGCACCAGAGACTTAGAGGAGTCCACCTGGGCATCGGCCTGGATATCTACAAG CCACACGCCAGCTCTTTAAGAAGCACTGCAACAAG GGGAGTGTCGACCTTTGGAGCTTCTCAACCCGCTAACAGAGGCCATAAAATGCGGAG ATACATTTCAAGACTATGTATGACATTGTGGGAATGGGGACCATATCAGTCAGCTACAGACAG TGGCTCCACATGA
- the LOC115163180 gene encoding uncharacterized protein LOC115163180 isoform X1 → MQKHQRLRGVHLGIGLDIYKPHASSLRSTATRGVSTFGASQPANRGHKMRSAGGEQNKLVLEHCKSFVVLMDVSFRLGKEIHVWLNQCASCLSMAAWLVVDIDQ, encoded by the exons ATGCAGAAGCACCAGAGACTTAGAGGAGTCCACCTGGGCATCGGCCTGGATATCTACAAG CCACACGCCAGCTCTTTAAGAAGCACTGCAACAAG GGGAGTGTCGACCTTTGGAGCTTCTCAACCCGCTAACAGAGGCCATAAAATGCGGAG TGCGGGAGGGGAGCAAAATAAGCTAGTCCTGGAGCACTGCAAGAGCTTTGTGGTCCTCATGGATGTATCCTTTCGCTTGGGGAAAGAAATACATGTATGGCTGAACCAGTGTGCATCATGTCTCAGCATGGCTGCATGGTTAGTAGTTGATATAGATCAATAA